From the genome of Phycisphaerales bacterium:
ATGACGGCCGCGCAGTGGACCACTGGGCTGATCGCGGTGGCCGGAGCGGTGGCGATGCTGGTCATCCAACATCGCGTGACCACCCGTGATCGGCGAGCCAGCATGGGCCTATGCAAAAAGTGTGGGTATGACCTGCGCGGGCTCGCCTCGGGTGCAACCTGCCCCGAGTGCGGCACGCGGGCGTAACGAGTCCACGAAAAAGGCACGACGCACCCGCGCCAGGCCTTCACACTTCCGCTTTCCGGTTTCCGCCTTCCGCCGTCTCAGGCCCGGCTCTGGTAGCTCCGGTCCTGCGTCGAGATCTTCAGGGTCTCGCCCTGCTTGATGAACGCGGGGACGCGGATCACAAGCCCGGTCTCCATCGTCGCGTCCTTGGTCTGGTTGGTCACCGTGGCGCCCTTCACTTCCGGCGGGCAGTCCTTCACCGTCAGTTCGACGCTGGGCGGCAGTTCGAGAGTCACGGCATTCTCGCCGTAGAACAGCACCGTCGCCTGCGTGTTGGGCCGCAGGAACATCAGGGCATCACCCAGCACGTCCGGTGGGATGATCACCTGGTCGAAGGTCTCGGGGTCCATGAACGTGGCGCCGCTGTTGTCCGAGTACAGGTACTCCATCGGGCGGCGGTCCAGGTCCACCACATCCACTTCGTCCGAGGAGCCCAGGCGCCGCTCGATCGTGCGGCCCGCGACCACGTCCTTGATCTTGATCTGGATAAACGCGCGGAGGTTGCCCGGAGTGCGATGCTCGAAGTTCGTGATCACATAGAGCTTGCCGTCGATCTTGCAGCCCAGTCCGGGGCGGAGGTCAGTCGCCTTCATCCTTGAGATTCCTTGAAACAGGGGCCGCCGGGTGGACCGCGGGGCCGGGTTTTGAATGGGGCCAAGTATAGGCGGGGGCGCTCGCGACCTGCCGCCCGGGCCCTCGGCCCCCATGTCGGACCGATAGGTAGCGGAAGTGGGGGATTGCGGGCCATAATGGGCTCTGCTGGGAGCACCTCGTCAGGAGTCATCCATGAGCATGAGCGTTTCGCGGCGTGAGTTCGTGGTCGGCGCGGCGGCCCTGGTCGGCGCGGCCGGCCTCAACCTCCGCCTCTGGGCGCAGGAGGGCACGAAGACAGCCCCCAAGCCCGCCGCCTCGGCCGAGACCTTCAACCGCTGGGTTGAAGTCCGCCCGGGCTTCCACGTCGCTATCGGCACCACCGGCGAGAACTTCGCGCTGCTGGGCGGCAACTCAACGCTGGTGGCGACCAAGGACGCCTCGGCCCTCATCGATACCAAGCAGGCCGTGATCGCCCCCGCCCTCCGGCGCGAGTTGCTCACGAAAACCGCGGCCGTCGTGCAGGTCTTCAACACCCACCACCACTTCGACCACTCCGGCGGCAACGGCGTCTTCAGCAAGGACGCGGCCCTCTCCGCTCACCCTAAGGCCTGCGAGCGCATCGCCGCCATGAAGGGCTCCTTCACCGCGCAGCTCCGCCAGCAGATCAAGGCCCTCGAAGAGGCCGAGGTCGCCGGCGCCAAGCAGGCGGCCGAAGATGCCAAAGCATTCCAGAACTCCCTCGCCGAGCTGAAGGAGGACGCCTGGACCCCCAAGCCCATCAAGATGGAGGAGGTCAAGAGCGTCGCCGGGAAGAAGGTCGAGGTCCACCACGTCGGCGCCGGCCACACCGACAACGACGTGTTCTTCTTCTTCCCCGACGACAACGTGCTCGTCGCGGGCGACCTCGTCTTCAACAACCTGCACCCCTACTACGACAAGGACGCCGGCGCCACCAGCGAGGGCTGGATCAAGTCCCTCGAGCGCATCGTCCACCTCTGCGACGAGAAGACCGTCGTCGTCCCGGGGCACGGCGACATCGGCAACCTCGAGACCGTCAAGAAGCAGATCAAGTACTTCGAGGACGTGCGCGAGGCCGTGAAGAAGGCGATTGACGAGGGCAAGGCACGCGAGGACGTCATCAACACGACGCTCCCGCAGTACGCGCCCTACCGCCTTGAGGTCGCGCGTGGCCTCGTCCTCGGCGGCGTGTACGACGAGCTCAAGAAGTAGCACTGCAGGAGCGCCGCACCGCATCCGGTATCTGGAGCAACCCTTGCTGAATCGCCGCGAGTTCGTCACCGCCAGCAGCGCCGCCGCGCTCGGAGCCCTCATGAGCCGCGACCTCCTCGCCCAGCCCCGCAAGGACGTCGGCAGCAGCGGGGGAGGCAGGGCCGTCACGCTCTTTGAGTGGAAGCCCATCGCCCCCGACCTCGCCTCCATCAAGGTCGCCTTCGGCCAGGGCGGCAACGTCACGCTCATCGACGGG
Proteins encoded in this window:
- the efp gene encoding elongation factor P, with amino-acid sequence MKATDLRPGLGCKIDGKLYVITNFEHRTPGNLRAFIQIKIKDVVAGRTIERRLGSSDEVDVVDLDRRPMEYLYSDNSGATFMDPETFDQVIIPPDVLGDALMFLRPNTQATVLFYGENAVTLELPPSVELTVKDCPPEVKGATVTNQTKDATMETGLVIRVPAFIKQGETLKISTQDRSYQSRA
- a CDS encoding MBL fold metallo-hydrolase; protein product: MSMSVSRREFVVGAAALVGAAGLNLRLWAQEGTKTAPKPAASAETFNRWVEVRPGFHVAIGTTGENFALLGGNSTLVATKDASALIDTKQAVIAPALRRELLTKTAAVVQVFNTHHHFDHSGGNGVFSKDAALSAHPKACERIAAMKGSFTAQLRQQIKALEEAEVAGAKQAAEDAKAFQNSLAELKEDAWTPKPIKMEEVKSVAGKKVEVHHVGAGHTDNDVFFFFPDDNVLVAGDLVFNNLHPYYDKDAGATSEGWIKSLERIVHLCDEKTVVVPGHGDIGNLETVKKQIKYFEDVREAVKKAIDEGKAREDVINTTLPQYAPYRLEVARGLVLGGVYDELKK